A single region of the Bacillota bacterium genome encodes:
- a CDS encoding transposase has protein sequence MIGLRSITMSAYEKLLTTFGIVKKDSLFYAFRELILPLVKDGDFRSLYDLDKGRDSVSPALLSLALILQRILGYSDREMARAIRVDLEVKYPYCILVSNGCLQ, from the coding sequence GTGATCGGGCTGCGTAGCATCACAATGTCAGCATATGAGAAACTGCTTACTACCTTCGGTATAGTCAAGAAGGATAGCTTGTTCTACGCCTTCAGGGAGCTCATCCTCCCTCTCGTAAAGGATGGGGATTTTAGGTCGCTTTACGACTTGGATAAGGGCCGTGACAGCGTATCTCCGGCGCTTCTCAGCCTCGCTCTGATCCTGCAAAGGATCCTGGGCTATTCTGACCGGGAGATGGCCCGCGCGATCAGGGTAGACCTCGAGGTCAAGTACCCATACTGTATCCTGGTTTCAAACGGCTGCCTACAATGA